A genomic region of Methanothermobacter thermautotrophicus str. Delta H contains the following coding sequences:
- a CDS encoding UPF0280 family protein produces MERIVIGETRINLRTELRNHGLSGFVLGERMKLMDYIRRNPEFLTSLEPIVVSEGPLIVRMMSRASRKAEVGPMASVAGTISQLSLMHLMGKGSRCSIIDNGGDIALVNNRKITVGLYAGSSSLSGTVGFLLKPGGPRGVCTSSGTVGHSISFGRADSVTVFASEASTADALATSIANSANGPDDISAVENALERADDFREHFRGVMVVVGEHAGTVGRIPRLVMTDRKAVLGDLWDEV; encoded by the coding sequence ATGGAAAGGATAGTTATCGGTGAGACCCGCATAAATCTCAGGACAGAACTAAGGAACCATGGACTCTCTGGATTCGTTCTGGGAGAGAGGATGAAGCTCATGGATTATATCCGGAGAAATCCCGAGTTTTTAACATCCCTTGAACCCATAGTGGTGTCTGAGGGCCCTCTCATCGTCAGGATGATGTCCCGGGCCTCACGGAAGGCTGAGGTTGGACCCATGGCATCGGTTGCAGGGACAATATCCCAGCTCTCACTCATGCACCTCATGGGTAAGGGTTCGCGGTGCAGCATAATCGACAACGGCGGTGACATCGCCCTTGTTAACAACCGCAAAATCACTGTGGGTCTCTATGCTGGATCTTCATCACTCTCAGGGACTGTGGGCTTCCTTCTGAAGCCAGGCGGTCCCAGGGGTGTATGCACATCCTCGGGGACTGTGGGGCACTCCATAAGCTTCGGGAGGGCAGATTCTGTGACAGTTTTTGCATCTGAGGCCAGCACAGCAGACGCCCTTGCAACCTCAATAGCAAACAGTGCGAATGGCCCTGATGATATATCAGCCGTTGAGAATGCCCTTGAAAGGGCTGATGACTTCAGGGAGCATTTCCGGGGTGTTATGGTTGTGGTGGGTGAACATGCAGGTACCGTCGGCAGAATACCTCGACTTGTAATGACTGATAGAAAGGCTGTTCTTGGTGACCTCTGGGATGAGGTATAG
- the hycI gene encoding hydrogenase maturation peptidase HycI, which yields MKRLLSDFLTDCRRLLVLTVGNELRSDDGLGPYLASLIQEAMEERGHLVINAGTVPENFTGKIRSERPSHILIVDAVEMREEPGTVRLIERDSISEYSISTHAMPLSFLVRYLEDQGAYRIALMGVQPENLEFGTGLSPAVEDAVHDLAGMIISALDDFGSCG from the coding sequence TTGAAGCGGCTTCTGAGTGATTTTCTCACTGACTGCAGAAGGCTCCTCGTCCTCACAGTCGGGAATGAATTGAGGTCCGATGATGGCCTTGGCCCATACCTGGCGTCCCTCATCCAGGAGGCAATGGAGGAGAGGGGCCATCTCGTTATCAATGCGGGCACGGTGCCTGAAAACTTCACAGGAAAAATACGCTCCGAAAGACCGAGCCACATACTGATTGTGGACGCTGTTGAGATGAGAGAGGAGCCGGGAACCGTAAGGCTCATTGAGAGGGATAGTATATCAGAGTACAGCATATCCACCCATGCCATGCCCCTATCCTTCCTTGTGAGGTACCTTGAGGATCAGGGTGCTTACAGGATTGCCCTCATGGGTGTACAGCCAGAAAACCTTGAATTTGGGACTGGACTCTCACCCGCGGTTGAAGACGCTGTACATGACCTCGCAGGGATGATAATCTCTGCCCTTGATGACTTTGGAAGCTGCGGATGA
- a CDS encoding geranylgeranyl reductase family protein, whose amino-acid sequence MTDYDVLIMGAGPAGSTLARLTATKGFRVGLFERKKIIGLPLQCAGLVSHRIMEVNVLPDEFILNSVRGAVLHSPSGIKLRVSKDRPEAHVIDRTAYDQHLAELAMEAGAELTKGTAVRDFNEKTGHVRVNGDELSADVLVDARGQSAAPSRYPARQYLVRFRDSEMDTDFVDLKVDSRLSPGFMWRIPIDEQTARVGVFGPQQNLKEFLKGFISDLSSDFEILESHHGFIPRPDLDLRLVRGRCILLGDAAGQVKPTTGGGIVLASRAAGVAAEVIQGVLEGDADLKEYEDACRKIHMSEMKNQMRVQRTFRLLSDKDLDHIFLKMKEYGAEDIISEYGDMDRQTPLIREFLKRGILFRIIPSILTSKVAGIWK is encoded by the coding sequence ATGACTGATTACGATGTTCTCATAATGGGGGCCGGGCCTGCCGGTTCAACCCTTGCAAGGCTCACAGCCACTAAAGGATTCAGGGTTGGCCTCTTTGAGAGGAAGAAGATAATCGGTCTGCCACTTCAGTGTGCAGGACTCGTATCACACAGAATAATGGAGGTTAACGTGCTCCCTGATGAATTTATACTGAACAGTGTGAGGGGCGCTGTTCTCCATTCACCATCAGGCATAAAACTCAGGGTTTCTAAGGACAGACCAGAGGCCCATGTAATTGACAGGACAGCCTATGACCAGCATCTTGCAGAACTCGCGATGGAAGCAGGCGCAGAGTTGACGAAGGGAACTGCGGTGAGGGATTTCAATGAGAAAACAGGTCATGTCAGGGTAAATGGCGATGAACTCAGTGCGGATGTTCTTGTGGATGCAAGGGGGCAGTCCGCCGCACCCAGCAGGTACCCTGCGAGACAGTACCTTGTGAGGTTCAGGGACAGTGAGATGGACACTGACTTCGTGGACCTCAAGGTTGACTCCCGCCTCTCTCCGGGCTTTATGTGGAGGATACCCATAGATGAACAGACGGCGAGGGTGGGTGTCTTCGGACCCCAGCAGAACCTGAAGGAATTCCTTAAAGGCTTCATCTCAGACCTCAGCAGCGACTTTGAGATCCTTGAGTCCCACCATGGGTTCATCCCCAGACCAGACCTTGATTTGAGACTCGTAAGGGGGAGATGCATTCTTCTTGGAGATGCTGCCGGGCAGGTTAAACCCACAACTGGTGGGGGCATAGTTCTGGCTTCCCGTGCTGCAGGGGTGGCGGCAGAGGTCATCCAGGGGGTCCTTGAGGGGGATGCAGACCTCAAAGAATATGAGGATGCCTGCAGGAAGATCCACATGTCAGAGATGAAGAACCAGATGAGGGTTCAGAGGACCTTCAGACTACTCTCAGACAAGGACCTTGACCACATATTCCTTAAGATGAAGGAGTACGGTGCAGAGGATATAATATCAGAATACGGGGACATGGACAGACAGACACCCCTCATCAGGGAGTTCCTGAAGAGGGGAATCCTGTTCAGGATAATACCATCCATCCTCACGTCTAAGGTGGCAGGAATATGGAAATGA
- a CDS encoding PH domain-containing protein produces the protein MFGRDRLHPGERILYETRPRFILNSKSTIIKALSAVIILYLFQWIVEGAGALDNLLIANYGVTVAEKVAWLLTGIIIIILLSILWDVISWRNRRYIITDQRVMVEEGVLWKRRYYINHRKIVDVSFSQSITERLLDSADLEIHGGHEGTNIILRDAPSPSKIEYHISRFTERGYDDVEEILRELSSSRRREPGFADPEFWRPVG, from the coding sequence ATGTTTGGCAGGGACAGGTTACATCCAGGTGAGAGAATTTTATATGAGACAAGGCCGCGGTTCATCCTCAACTCAAAATCAACCATAATAAAGGCCCTGTCAGCCGTGATAATACTATACCTCTTCCAGTGGATAGTTGAGGGAGCCGGGGCACTTGACAATCTCCTGATTGCAAATTATGGTGTCACAGTAGCTGAGAAGGTCGCATGGCTTCTTACAGGCATAATAATCATAATCCTCCTCTCCATCCTCTGGGATGTGATCTCCTGGAGGAACAGGCGCTACATAATCACCGACCAGAGGGTCATGGTTGAGGAGGGGGTCCTATGGAAGAGGAGATACTACATAAACCACAGGAAGATAGTGGACGTATCCTTCTCACAGAGCATAACAGAGAGGCTCCTTGACTCTGCGGATCTGGAGATCCATGGGGGCCACGAGGGCACCAACATAATACTCAGGGATGCACCATCCCCCTCAAAGATTGAGTACCATATTAGCAGGTTCACAGAGAGGGGATATGATGATGTAGAGGAGATCCTCAGGGAACTATCATCCAGTAGAAGGAGGGAGCCAGGATTTGCAGACCCGGAATTCTGGAGACCCGTAGGATGA
- a CDS encoding multiprotein bridging factor aMBF1 encodes MRCEICGKKIVGKPLKTKIDSSVMEVCRECSKFGKIIREPTTPRKKSFRKPQKRSRRPMDTVYEVVEDYGRIIRTEREKRDWSREDLAERINEKVSVINRIESERMEPDIKLARKLERLLKIKLLEKFEADDLEKSEGGGFRGATIGDIARIKRG; translated from the coding sequence ATGAGATGCGAGATTTGCGGTAAAAAGATTGTTGGAAAACCTTTAAAGACAAAAATCGATAGTTCAGTCATGGAAGTATGCAGGGAATGCTCAAAGTTCGGTAAAATCATCAGAGAACCCACAACACCCCGTAAAAAAAGTTTCAGGAAGCCCCAGAAAAGGTCCAGGAGACCCATGGATACCGTGTACGAGGTCGTTGAGGACTACGGAAGGATCATAAGAACTGAAAGGGAGAAGAGGGACTGGTCAAGGGAGGATCTCGCTGAGAGGATCAACGAGAAGGTATCCGTCATAAACAGGATTGAATCCGAGAGGATGGAACCCGATATTAAGCTCGCAAGGAAGCTTGAAAGGCTCCTCAAAATAAAACTCCTTGAAAAATTTGAGGCCGATGATCTGGAGAAATCAGAGGGTGGCGGGTTCCGCGGAGCCACGATAGGTGACATTGCAAGAATAAAGAGGGGTTAA
- a CDS encoding phospho-N-acetylmuramoyl-pentapeptide-transferase, producing MMEFLMVFIISTVSAAVFTLFIRNILRSADIGDKPIVTEHSHKAGTPTMGGLGMLLALLLVTVLYRNNPYLVLTSLIVLTAAIVGLLDDLLGLKVKEVQRIIRNVSEGPLEVGQLVLKPGEEARAATDKAKRDVEALLSEGLVEVVGEAPIKNEVSEGEKILAQLLIGVFLVLSGAVGKLGGFYLGLAAAPIAIAGMVGAINAVNLIDGMDGMAAGIMLIASLSCAIFLGLSGQALPFLALAGMCAGFLVFNRHPASIFMGDTGSFALGAGYATAVMLTDTVYFGVLAIAVPVVSVIVSLLHRAGVIRLPVEPLHHTLHYRGMSERRIVLLYWLITLIVCALGLYMTGSIL from the coding sequence ATGATGGAGTTTTTGATGGTTTTCATTATAAGCACTGTTTCAGCTGCAGTATTCACGCTCTTTATAAGGAACATTCTGAGGAGTGCGGATATCGGTGATAAACCAATAGTCACTGAGCACAGCCACAAGGCAGGAACACCTACAATGGGGGGGCTTGGGATGCTACTGGCTCTCCTCCTTGTAACGGTACTCTATCGAAACAACCCCTACCTCGTCCTGACATCACTCATAGTCCTCACAGCAGCAATTGTAGGCCTTCTGGATGACCTTCTGGGCCTCAAGGTGAAGGAGGTCCAGAGGATAATAAGGAACGTATCTGAAGGGCCCCTGGAGGTTGGCCAGCTTGTACTGAAGCCCGGAGAGGAGGCAAGGGCGGCAACAGACAAGGCAAAGAGGGATGTTGAGGCTCTGCTCTCTGAGGGACTTGTTGAGGTGGTTGGTGAGGCTCCAATAAAGAATGAGGTGAGTGAGGGTGAGAAGATACTGGCCCAGCTACTGATAGGTGTCTTCCTTGTACTCTCAGGAGCTGTTGGTAAGCTCGGAGGGTTCTACCTGGGTCTTGCAGCCGCACCCATCGCCATAGCAGGTATGGTGGGGGCCATAAACGCAGTTAACCTCATAGATGGAATGGATGGGATGGCAGCCGGGATAATGCTCATAGCATCCTTATCCTGCGCAATTTTCCTTGGCCTATCGGGTCAGGCCCTGCCCTTCCTGGCACTGGCCGGGATGTGTGCCGGGTTCCTCGTATTCAACAGACACCCCGCGAGCATATTCATGGGTGATACCGGTTCATTTGCCCTGGGGGCAGGCTATGCAACTGCAGTGATGCTCACAGACACGGTTTACTTCGGTGTCCTTGCAATAGCAGTGCCTGTGGTCTCGGTTATCGTGAGCCTCCTCCACCGTGCAGGGGTTATAAGACTCCCGGTTGAACCGCTGCACCACACACTCCACTACCGTGGGATGTCCGAGAGGAGGATAGTGCTCCTCTACTGGCTCATAACACTGATTGTCTGTGCACTGGGACTCTACATGACAGGGAGTATCCTCTGA
- a CDS encoding Mur ligase family protein: MIHHIIETTGASSYTNTDSRSEFNTLIDPVVSQQIAEASSDGAPEFMVIEVSEVQGWLGRVMRDHARMMTAAIGPEVVVITNVAMDHIGLVESVEDVFREVAGALRAIESGVAVLNADDERVRAMAHVNPGLSVVFYGSDSPVRYDGEGIHIGGDLIIPAEELPFRSEHFIQNTLAAAAACLELGFSPEDIRMGVKTYRPLKRRFSVLMTEPLVIDDFAHNPSGIRFTVRSAAANLRGRLWVVNAIRGSRGEDINVMNAAALADSLRGLNAELIVTSSSDVVDEQNRVLENERRAFLGVLDERGASYIHVEKLRDALRMVLDAAKPHDTILLLGAQGMDPAAGIIDEIRM, from the coding sequence ATGATCCATCATATAATAGAGACCACCGGTGCTTCATCCTACACAAACACAGATTCAAGGTCAGAGTTCAACACCCTCATAGACCCTGTGGTATCACAGCAGATAGCCGAGGCCTCATCTGATGGGGCACCTGAATTCATGGTTATAGAGGTCTCAGAGGTGCAGGGGTGGCTTGGAAGGGTCATGAGGGACCACGCCCGCATGATGACCGCAGCCATAGGGCCTGAGGTGGTCGTCATAACAAACGTTGCAATGGACCATATAGGACTTGTTGAATCTGTGGAAGATGTCTTCAGGGAGGTAGCAGGGGCCCTGAGGGCCATCGAATCTGGGGTGGCTGTACTCAATGCCGACGATGAACGTGTGAGGGCAATGGCCCATGTGAACCCGGGTCTCAGTGTGGTCTTTTACGGCTCGGACTCCCCTGTGAGGTATGATGGGGAGGGCATCCACATTGGAGGGGACCTCATAATCCCTGCAGAGGAACTCCCCTTCAGGAGTGAGCACTTCATACAGAACACCCTGGCTGCCGCTGCAGCATGTCTGGAACTGGGCTTCTCCCCCGAGGACATAAGGATGGGTGTTAAAACATACAGGCCCCTCAAGAGGAGGTTTTCGGTCCTCATGACTGAGCCCCTTGTCATAGACGACTTCGCCCACAACCCCTCAGGTATCAGGTTCACCGTGAGGAGCGCTGCAGCGAATCTCAGGGGGAGGCTGTGGGTGGTGAATGCCATCAGGGGCTCCCGTGGAGAGGATATAAATGTGATGAACGCAGCCGCCCTTGCAGATTCCCTCAGGGGCCTCAATGCAGAACTCATAGTAACCTCAAGCAGTGACGTTGTTGATGAACAGAACAGGGTACTTGAAAATGAGAGAAGAGCATTCCTTGGGGTCCTTGATGAGAGGGGTGCATCCTACATCCACGTGGAGAAACTCAGGGACGCCCTGAGGATGGTGCTGGATGCCGCGAAACCCCATGATACCATCCTCCTCCTCGGAGCCCAGGGAATGGACCCGGCTGCAGGGATAATAGATGAGATCAGGATGTGA
- a CDS encoding 2-isopropylmalate synthase, protein MQVRVLDTTLRDGEQTPGVSLTPEEKLRIALKIDALGADIIEAGSAITSEGEREGIRKITSEGLRAEICSFARAVREDIDAAISCDVDSVHLVVPTSDLHLEHKLRKTREEVLEQAVDCTEYAVDHGILVELSAEDSTRSDMDFLRTIFREGIEAGAERICACDTVGILTPERSYEFYRGLSELGAPLSVHCHNDFGLAVANSLAGLRAGASEVHATINGIGERAGNAALEEVVVALKSLYDVDTSINIEMLYETSRMVARMTGVYLQPNKAIVGENAFAHESGIHADGVLKKAETYEPITPEMVGHGRGFVMGKHIGTHALRKRLDELGMKVADDKLMEIFRRVKTLGDMGKCVTDVDLQAIAEDVLGVMEDKVVDLQEVTIVSGNRVTPTASVKLRVDDREVLEAGTGVGPVDAAIVAIKKSLEDFADITLEEYHVDAITGGTDALIDVVIKLRHGDRIISARSTQPDIIMASVEAFLSGVNRLLANEKSEGTH, encoded by the coding sequence TTGCAGGTTAGAGTACTTGATACCACACTGAGGGATGGAGAACAGACACCGGGGGTTTCACTCACCCCTGAGGAAAAACTGAGAATAGCACTCAAAATCGATGCACTGGGCGCAGACATCATTGAGGCAGGCTCAGCAATCACATCAGAGGGTGAAAGGGAAGGTATCAGGAAAATCACATCAGAGGGTTTGAGGGCAGAGATCTGCAGCTTCGCAAGGGCTGTGCGGGAGGACATAGACGCTGCAATCTCATGTGACGTTGACAGTGTGCACCTGGTGGTCCCAACATCTGACCTGCACCTTGAACACAAACTCCGAAAGACAAGGGAGGAGGTCCTCGAGCAGGCGGTGGACTGCACAGAGTATGCAGTGGACCATGGTATTCTGGTCGAACTCTCAGCAGAGGACTCAACAAGAAGTGACATGGACTTCCTCCGGACCATCTTCAGGGAGGGTATAGAGGCCGGTGCAGAGAGGATATGCGCCTGTGACACCGTCGGCATACTCACACCAGAACGTTCCTATGAGTTCTACAGGGGACTCTCAGAACTCGGGGCACCACTGAGTGTGCACTGCCACAACGACTTCGGCCTTGCAGTCGCAAACTCCCTTGCAGGTCTAAGGGCGGGGGCATCGGAGGTCCATGCAACAATAAACGGTATAGGTGAAAGGGCAGGCAACGCAGCCCTTGAGGAGGTTGTCGTGGCCCTTAAATCCCTCTATGATGTGGACACCAGTATCAACATAGAGATGCTCTATGAGACATCGAGGATGGTTGCAAGGATGACCGGTGTATACCTCCAGCCAAACAAGGCCATAGTGGGAGAAAATGCCTTCGCCCATGAATCAGGGATACACGCCGACGGTGTCCTCAAGAAGGCTGAAACCTATGAGCCAATAACACCTGAGATGGTTGGTCACGGGAGAGGGTTCGTGATGGGCAAACATATAGGCACCCATGCCCTCAGGAAGCGACTTGATGAACTCGGAATGAAGGTCGCCGATGATAAACTCATGGAGATATTCAGGAGGGTCAAGACACTGGGGGATATGGGTAAATGCGTTACCGATGTGGATCTCCAGGCAATAGCCGAGGATGTCCTCGGGGTCATGGAGGACAAGGTGGTTGACCTCCAGGAGGTCACCATAGTCTCAGGTAACCGGGTGACGCCCACAGCATCCGTCAAGCTCCGAGTCGATGACAGGGAGGTACTTGAGGCAGGTACCGGTGTTGGTCCCGTGGACGCAGCGATAGTTGCCATAAAGAAGAGCCTCGAGGACTTTGCAGACATAACACTTGAGGAGTACCACGTGGATGCCATCACAGGGGGTACAGATGCCCTCATAGACGTTGTCATAAAACTCAGACACGGGGACAGGATAATAAGTGCAAGGAGCACACAGCCAGACATCATAATGGCCAGTGTCGAGGCCTTCCTCAGCGGTGTTAACAGGCTCCTGGCAAATGAAAAATCTGAAGGGACTCATTGA
- a CDS encoding DUF356 domain-containing protein has translation MSLIILRADSRKKILNAIADLERHAGLKVRGKPRILRNDIADRMASSILGELRMKSSVAAAVEVEEDDTRSIMAIRRIHPPAHVIVVSSEYDEYNDLREMFGGLRVLRGYYSHKGS, from the coding sequence GTGTCTCTAATAATTCTGAGGGCAGATAGCAGGAAAAAAATTCTGAACGCCATAGCGGACCTTGAAAGGCATGCCGGCCTTAAGGTCCGTGGAAAACCCAGGATTCTGAGGAATGATATTGCAGACAGGATGGCATCATCCATACTCGGGGAACTCCGCATGAAGTCCTCTGTGGCGGCAGCCGTTGAGGTGGAGGAGGATGACACCAGAAGCATAATGGCCATCAGAAGGATACACCCCCCGGCACATGTGATAGTGGTTAGCAGTGAATACGATGAATACAATGACCTCAGGGAGATGTTCGGCGGTCTGAGGGTCCTCAGGGGATACTATTCCCATAAGGGTAGTTGA
- a CDS encoding proteasome-activating nucleotidase — MENNSQNVLKKIEDLKKEVRMLKEENSKTKRNLMWKIRKLEKDKLLIENERTRLDREVKSLRGEIERFRTPPLVIATVTEVLDDHRVAVKSTTGPHFVINYSRFIDRKQLEPGARVALNQQTFSIVDVLPSEKDPVVTGMEVEEKPDVSYEQIGGLEEQVREVKETVELPLKKPELFEKIGIEPPKGVLLYGPPGTGKTLLAKAVAHETNATFIKIVASEFVRKYIGEGARLVRGVFELAKEKSPSIIFIDEIDAVAAKRLKSSTSGDREVQRTLMQLLAELDGFESRGNVGIVAATNRPDILDPALLRPGRFDRFIEVPLPNEDGRREILKIHTSGMALAEEVDIELLARITDGASGADLKAICTEAGMFAIRDERDEVTMADFMDAVDKIMGVEKEEEYKQETGVMFG; from the coding sequence ATGGAAAATAACTCCCAGAATGTATTAAAAAAGATTGAGGACCTCAAAAAAGAAGTTAGAATGCTTAAAGAGGAAAACTCCAAGACAAAAAGAAATCTGATGTGGAAAATCAGAAAACTTGAGAAGGACAAACTTTTAATTGAAAATGAGAGGACAAGGCTTGACAGGGAAGTTAAATCCCTTCGTGGTGAAATCGAAAGGTTCAGAACCCCTCCACTGGTCATAGCCACAGTAACAGAGGTTCTTGATGATCACAGGGTCGCAGTTAAGAGTACAACCGGACCCCACTTCGTAATAAATTATTCAAGATTCATAGATAGAAAGCAGCTGGAGCCCGGTGCAAGGGTTGCACTGAACCAGCAGACCTTCAGCATAGTGGATGTACTTCCATCTGAGAAGGACCCCGTTGTGACGGGCATGGAAGTCGAGGAAAAACCAGATGTCTCCTATGAGCAGATAGGTGGCCTTGAGGAACAGGTACGCGAGGTCAAGGAGACAGTTGAATTACCGCTCAAAAAACCGGAACTCTTTGAAAAGATAGGTATAGAGCCACCCAAGGGCGTACTCCTCTATGGACCACCTGGTACAGGTAAAACACTCCTGGCAAAGGCCGTCGCCCATGAGACCAATGCAACATTCATAAAGATAGTTGCATCAGAGTTCGTCAGGAAATACATAGGTGAGGGCGCAAGGCTCGTGAGGGGAGTCTTTGAGCTGGCCAAGGAGAAATCCCCGAGCATAATATTCATAGACGAAATTGACGCCGTGGCAGCCAAGAGGCTTAAGAGTTCAACAAGCGGTGACAGGGAGGTTCAGAGGACACTCATGCAGCTCCTTGCAGAGCTTGATGGATTCGAATCAAGGGGTAATGTCGGTATAGTTGCAGCAACCAACAGACCAGACATACTTGACCCGGCACTCCTCCGTCCAGGAAGATTTGACAGGTTCATTGAGGTACCTCTACCAAATGAGGATGGTAGAAGGGAGATACTCAAGATACACACCTCAGGAATGGCCCTTGCAGAGGAGGTCGATATTGAACTCCTTGCAAGGATAACCGATGGGGCATCAGGCGCAGACCTCAAGGCAATATGTACCGAGGCAGGTATGTTTGCAATCAGGGATGAGCGTGATGAGGTCACAATGGCTGACTTCATGGATGCCGTTGATAAGATAATGGGTGTTGAGAAGGAGGAGGAATACAAACAGGAAACCGGCGTGATGTTCGGTTAA
- a CDS encoding TIGR01177 family methyltransferase: MMVLLSQEHPELPSAELRSVLMSEGIDFSVIESGSGYEVIDAPRSTWKILKKRLAYAHEISEVIGYAAADDLDDAAEEIDWSKYVRESFAVRIRKLCGDVDSRTLERTIGAIIKEDTGLKVDLEKPWTLIRPVLINDRFILTRRLAVISKEHFNQARPHKRPFFYPGSMSPKLARCMVNLSGVKAGDRILDPFCGTGGILIEAGLMGVRVVGADIDWRMVEGTRENLQHYGITDFEVIRSDARDLRLDEKVDAIVTDPPYGISASTAGEKSEKLYREFLDSAHSNLAEGGMICMAAPHYLDLESLIDERFSIRERYSMRMHRSLTRVIRVIERV, translated from the coding sequence ATGATGGTGTTACTCTCACAGGAGCACCCTGAACTCCCATCGGCGGAACTAAGGTCCGTTTTGATGTCGGAGGGGATAGATTTCAGTGTTATTGAATCCGGAAGTGGATATGAGGTCATAGATGCTCCCAGGAGTACATGGAAGATCCTTAAAAAAAGGTTAGCCTATGCCCATGAGATCTCTGAGGTCATAGGATATGCGGCTGCTGATGATCTGGATGATGCTGCAGAGGAAATTGACTGGAGTAAATACGTCAGGGAAAGCTTCGCGGTGAGGATAAGAAAACTGTGTGGCGATGTGGATTCCAGGACACTCGAGAGGACCATCGGAGCGATCATAAAGGAGGATACTGGACTGAAGGTTGACCTTGAGAAGCCCTGGACCCTGATAAGACCGGTACTCATTAATGACAGGTTCATACTCACAAGGAGGCTCGCAGTCATCAGCAAGGAACACTTCAACCAGGCCAGACCCCACAAGAGACCCTTCTTCTACCCTGGTTCAATGAGCCCCAAACTCGCAAGGTGCATGGTCAACCTCTCAGGGGTGAAGGCAGGTGACAGGATCCTTGACCCCTTCTGCGGTACAGGCGGGATACTCATAGAGGCGGGCCTCATGGGTGTGAGGGTTGTGGGGGCCGATATAGACTGGAGGATGGTTGAGGGCACCCGTGAAAACCTTCAGCATTACGGTATAACCGACTTCGAGGTTATAAGGTCTGATGCAAGGGATCTGAGGCTCGACGAGAAGGTCGACGCCATAGTGACCGATCCCCCCTACGGTATATCAGCTTCAACTGCAGGTGAGAAGAGTGAGAAGCTTTACAGGGAATTCCTGGACTCTGCACACTCAAACCTTGCAGAGGGGGGCATGATCTGCATGGCAGCACCCCACTACCTCGACCTGGAGAGCCTCATTGATGAAAGATTCAGCATCAGGGAGAGGTACTCAATGAGGATGCACAGGAGCCTCACAAGGGTTATAAGGGTCATTGAGAGGGTTTAG
- a CDS encoding ATP-grasp domain-containing protein, protein MRILFIGSRLFNDVAEYASAMGVTTILSESNPDAPNLELADSYHIVPRGMEGPLEIALREDVDAVVPLIGVDGPLRDVAWLKEKLEADYGVPVVASGPEAAEISTDKFKTKEFFSRNRIRTPEYDLIDSPEDVTEMPVVLKQREGQGGSGVMVAATPSDVREYLHAHDHALMEEYIQGREISVEVLRWNDETLPLVAVDKGDTRMDGLHPLRKVKRAPAIIRGFDGMEALAMASEVTELLGAEGNTDVDMIVSEDGKLYAIEVNTRPSGTRYISEAATEINPMHCLVDMAAGNWKPGEIRRKNHYAVEIPIGNPGTWSPSCQMGQDGCFTARGTI, encoded by the coding sequence ATGAGGATTCTGTTCATAGGTTCAAGACTCTTCAATGACGTTGCAGAGTACGCCTCAGCGATGGGTGTGACCACCATTCTCTCCGAGTCAAATCCAGACGCCCCAAACCTTGAACTCGCCGATTCATACCACATAGTGCCCAGGGGCATGGAGGGCCCTCTGGAAATAGCCCTCAGGGAGGACGTTGATGCGGTGGTACCCCTGATAGGTGTCGACGGACCCCTCAGGGATGTGGCCTGGCTCAAGGAGAAACTTGAGGCTGACTACGGAGTGCCGGTGGTTGCATCAGGGCCGGAGGCTGCTGAGATATCCACAGATAAATTTAAAACCAAGGAGTTCTTCTCCAGAAACAGGATAAGAACGCCGGAATACGATTTAATCGATTCACCGGAGGATGTAACTGAAATGCCGGTGGTTCTCAAGCAGAGGGAGGGACAGGGCGGTTCAGGCGTGATGGTCGCAGCCACCCCTTCTGATGTCAGGGAATATCTCCACGCCCATGACCATGCCCTCATGGAGGAATACATACAGGGCCGTGAAATATCCGTTGAGGTACTCCGATGGAATGATGAAACCCTCCCCCTGGTGGCCGTTGATAAGGGAGACACAAGGATGGACGGACTGCACCCCCTGAGGAAGGTGAAGAGGGCCCCCGCTATTATCAGGGGATTCGATGGAATGGAGGCCCTTGCAATGGCTTCAGAAGTCACAGAACTCCTTGGTGCGGAGGGTAACACCGATGTTGACATGATAGTCTCGGAGGATGGAAAACTCTATGCCATAGAGGTCAATACACGCCCAAGCGGGACCAGGTACATCTCAGAGGCGGCAACAGAGATAAATCCCATGCACTGCCTTGTGGACATGGCAGCAGGAAACTGGAAACCTGGTGAAATCAGGAGGAAGAACCATTATGCTGTTGAGATACCCATAGGTAACCCCGGGACCTGGAGTCCTTCATGCCAGATGGGACAAGATGGGTGCTTCACGGCCCGAGGAACCATATGA